A window of Rosa rugosa chromosome 7, drRosRugo1.1, whole genome shotgun sequence genomic DNA:
CTTTGAATCTGTAACTGTATCCCAGAAGGAGGGTTTACTCTGTTGGGCCTTCTTCTCTTCTGCTTTTTGCAACAAATGATCAATAGTTCCAGGTAAAGAAGCCTCAATAGCATTTCTAAACTTATCATACAAGTTCACCCGATCTCTCGTTCCAGACACCAGAGTGCTGGCATTTGGCCTCTTAAGAAAATCCAAGACATTCAACAAATTACTCCTGCAAAATATAAAAATCAGGTAATTATAGCTGTCAACTTCTTTTCTGTCAACTTCTTTTCTGTCAGAGTACAATGGATGTTATGAATGGACATGCAATGCACACCCACTTCCTATCATATGAAGGTGAGGAAAACAACATAACTTCAATTTGATTGGGTTTGTTTTTGGGTTCCATTTTCATCTGAAGCTAAATGGAAGCACAAAAATCTTACTATGTGTTCACATTATTAAAAATCCTTCTGCAtattttttcatcaaataattcTGCTATTTTTGCATATGCACAaatttaaatatgatacacCTGCACAGTTGGCCTCATGACTACAATGATCTGTTTACTAACATCTAATTTTTCAAATGAATTGAGTGCTCTGTAAGGAACAACATAACCCCACAATAGTACCTAAATTTTTGACTTGTTAGGTACACACGCTGTGCAATCCACTAGCGTAGTCCTTCATCTCCTTCAGTTAGAAAATATATCTCCCAATTTTGGTGATCCAGTAGTAACTTGAGTACTTGACCAAAGAAGCCTCTTTTGGTAACTGATCTATCTGACTTCTCAAATGTCAGCAGAAGGACATGCAATACCCCCTCCTCTATCAAGAATTTTCTCTAAGTTTCATGGTTATTATCCAAAGGAACTTACCTGATGATTTACGTAACTGAAAAAGTTAATAATTTTAACACCAGACTATCAGGACTTCAACAATCCTGTGCAACCCTAGTGCCATGATTCAAGCGCCTATAGTGCCACAGTATTTCTTTCACTTGGTATATCATGTAGTAACTTTGGAGAATCCATCATGGCAATATCACAGTAATGCTTGATATACCACCTAAACATTTTCTAAATTCACTTAGCATTCCCAGCTATTGGAACTCAGTGTTATGCCCACTACGTTCCTTTAATAGACCACACCAATCAAGTGCTCATCAAATGGGTTTATAAGGCAAAACAAACTTCTCTTTCTGCTACCAAATAAGCATAGTTTACTACAGACAACCTTTTGCTACTATTCCAAGAAATGCAACAGAAGTTATGAGGATATTTTATACTATAAACATAAAATGTTGAAGAACCATACCTGCTAGCATAATTCTGCGTAATGGCAATTGATTCCTCCAAGTTGATCACCAAATGCCACCAACCATTAGGTACAAAAATCACCTCTCCAGCCTTACAAATGCACTCGATAGGTTTCCTTTTCCAAGTCTTTGTTGCACCATAAAAGTTCATGAACCATTCAATTATTGAAACAGGGCATGCCACCTCAGCACCATCTGGACTGGGATGCACCCCCGGAGGAACAACATCAGGAGGAAACAACACCCACTTCTTTGATCCCTTGATCACAGCATTCCAAGCTGATGTTGAATTAGGATCAATGTGGAACGAGGAACCTGACCCGGCTGGTCCAATTATAATCCATCTATAATCTGGCCTCTCATTACCCAAAACACTAAACAAGTCCTCCCTAAAGTACACAGGAACTTCATAATCCGAACCCAATCTTGCAACTTTTTCTCCAAATTTTGGGTCAAAAAGGTACAATGGCCTCTCTTCCCTCACCTGATCAGCATACCTAAAATAGTCTTCAAGCTTCATCTCCACCGGCCCAGCGGCAAATTGTACATCACCACACAGTTGAACCAAATAATCTCTATCCCATTTCTCTGATGCAACCCAATTGTCCATACACCCTTCCAACAGCACAGGCTTATTCGGTTCCTCAAAATCGGAAATGAATTCCTCAACTGAAATGCCCCTTCTGCGGATTATATTATCTCTCTCAAGCCATTCGGGTTTCATTTCAAGATTGGCACAGAGCCAACTCTGGAAGAGATAGTCAGAATAAAAGTCTCTCACTCTCAAACCGGAAACACTGATATTCGACACATCAAATGAAGGGTAATGAGCAGCAATGTAAGTAGATTTCCAAGAGCCACTATACAAAAGCCTATCACTGAGATTTTCCAACGCAAGGTTCCTCCAAAGGGGCTCATGATTTGCAAAGATATAAAATGATTTGCTCACAGTTGCCAAAACCCCCAAGTGGGTCCCAGCTAAAAAGGCCAGAATCTCAAGAACAAGCTCATCTGTTAGGGTTTGGAGATTACCTAAGCCAGTGTTTCTTGAGTTGACAGAACCTGGGTTGAGGTAGAGATTGCCCAGTGGCTGGACTCCATGTGTGTGAGATGGAGCAGAGGCTTTAAGATTGAAGCCTTCTTCAACTTCATcactatcttcttcttcctctatctcttcttcttcttcttggtattTTTCGCAAATGGGGTTTTGTTTTGTGGGAACATTTTTGCTTCTGATCTTGTTTTTgctcttgtttttcttctttttctttatggttTTGGTCCTTTTGGACAATAAGCTTTTGCAGCTGAACATGCTAGAGGGCTTTGCTTCGCTGCTGAAACAGAAACTGGAGGCAAGGAAGGGTTTTAGAAGATTGCTATAAGTTGGAAACGCGTTTCGCACAGAGAAacctcttttattttattttattttatttattattattattaatttttttatttatttaatttttttgtaattttacCCATATAAAACTTGGGCTCTCCAACAATCCATTATAGGAAGAGTCGGTCAGTTGGTCTAAAAAATATAGGACTTAATCTCAAACTAAGTCTCATATATGTTACTTTTCCAGGATCAAGACCATGAACAATAACGCAGGGCCATGCTATTGGGTTGGGTTAGCCCAACATGGAATGAAACGCGCTGGGAGAGAGAAGGAAAAGAGACAATGTCAATTTTCAGTCTGGCATATATGATACATCTCTGCTTCTTGATCTAGTTGGGATGTCATTTGGATCAAATAGCTCTGTTGCATCTTCATCATGTTCATATTCGACAATCGTATTATGGAAGATAATGCACGTCATCATGATGTATTGAAGGTTCTCCTTACTCCACCCATGAGTTGGCCCTCTTATGATTGCCCAACGAGTTTGGAGGATACCAAATGCTATTTCCACGTTTTTTTGTATGCTTCCTGCATCCTTGTGAAATGTTGTGTCTCTGGCGTCCTCAAGTTTCTAATTGCATGTACAAATGCCGCCCATTTAGGGTATATACCATCAACTAGGTAATAACATTAGCCACAATGCCTATCACCTACGTGATAGCTCACTTAAGGAGCTTCACCAAGGCATATGTCATTGAACAACGGTGAACATCCAAGGATGTTAAAATCATTCAGGGAATCTGAAAGTCTAAATAAGGCATGCTAAATCCAAGTATTGTAGGAGGCCACCGCCTCCAAGATGTTGTCGATCTCCCCTTGTAGCCAGTATGCTGCCCTGCCCATTCGGTGGGATAATTTTTCCATTGCTAGTGCATACAATTAAGGCTCCCGACCATCCCCATTTTCCAAGAACATCTTTCACTGAATCCACCGTATCTAATCTCACAAAATATAAAACGACTTGCATCAATTTTCAAGCGTAGAAGGCCAAGTTTTAATACAGGGAAGCGAAGAGTGTTGTACCCAAAGGATTGGGGGAACCTCAAACCTAGCTAGATTTCCGCAAGAAAGCCTAGAAAAACATGCAATCCAACTTTTTACAGGTTCACAACCTTAGCCCTTTGGAAACTAAAGATTGCAAGGATGGTATTAACAATTGTGGTAGTAAATGGCTTGGTTGATTTTAGTTTTAAGATAAACTAAATTGCacaaaaaattaaactaagCTAATAAAAGTGTGGAGACAAAATCAATGAGAGGAGTAGAGacttaggcatcacacctaacctTACTCATGCGCAAAATGTAACCCATATTTGATgtaataacatgctttgacaaaTTTCCCCTTAGTGTTTTggtgaagctaccaagaaactAACTAATCATGCAACTCAACAAACTTTAGTAAAGATAAGTTAAATTACACAACCTTAGTCCCATTTATATTTCATTAAAACACAAATGGGCTATAAACCGCAAGCCTAACACCCCCTTAGAGCCATTAAACTCACGGTTCATGCTTTAAGTTTAAAGTAAGAAATTTAAGCAACTTAACAAATCCCGTAGGAATTATTAAGACACCACCTAAAGGCTACTCATGCTCACGGATTTGAGAAGTGGTCAAATTCAAGTTTCCGATTCATTAGTTTTCTAAACATGCTTTCTAGGTGATTAAGCTAGCGAACACATTTAGTAAGCATTAAAGTTTAGAAGCCCATAGATacaaaacatgcataaacatcaaaacacaaggaaatttacattatttgcacataagtttggctagggctaagCCTCAAATCCAACTACTCATAATCCATGTTATTACAAAAAAAAGCCATAaacatcaaattaaagagagaagGAAGGGACAAGGAAGAACTACCCATGGGTTTGACTCTTGGTGGAGTCAAACCAAGATGTCAAAGATCCCACCTAGCTCTCTAGATGTaaaatgatgagagaattgcttcaaggtatgtgattttcagtttttacaacccaaaacaaCCATACACATCCACAAAACTCAAGAACAAGCAAGAACAAAGGCTTGGATATGTGAAAGCAAGTGTTGTGATTGATTTAGAGTGTGTAGTAACTTTGGTTTTGGTGAAACCCAAGTGCCTACATACCTATTTCTCGCACAAACTTAAGCAACTATGAACTAGAACTCAAAACTATAGAGAAACTATGCTAGAACTAGAGAAAAGAGAATTTTTGATGTTGCAAAGTGAGAGAGTAAAAGAGTGAACGGTTTTGGGGGGAGAGAATGGGCTATTTAAAGGCTAAGGCAATTCAAACCAAGGGTGAAGATCAAAATGAATCAATGGTGAGATGTGATGaacaaatgtgtaagcacaaaatgtggataTAGTTTTGACTCCACATAAAAATGACTTAGAAAgccatagatattttggtggaggagataaAGTTGGGGTAGAAGGATAATTGTGCAAGGGAACAAGGcaataaatgggagacaaatgTGTAAAATGTAAGAAATGGATCACTTGTCATcttttaaattttgaattttaaaatAACCTacacctaaagtctctaaccctagtcAACAGCTCTTCCATGCCCTCCACACATGTCCTTGGCCGGCCAACTTGACTGAAAACGGTCAGAATCTGGCGTTGACCTCCGTTGACCAATTTTTTGTCCGTTCGCGtactttcttccttcaattgaatctccaccgagacttcggaattggccttcaacttcttcataccaaatatTCCTGAATAAGtatagatcatcctggtaaaatttcagagtttAGTTCACCGTATTTTGGCTGGAATTctgccggaatccgtacaggtcctGTTTTGTAGTTTTTGTCTTTTAGTCAAAAAGTTGGACTGATCTTTTGAAGGCCatgaaatgatccttaggatgtctagaatatttttgtaaaatttttgctcatttggagttcatttgatcTGGCTGCCGCTCCTCCCTCCTTgcttagctcggtttctcctaatcggagtaggaaaatgtactaaagttgactttttaatgcgattccaagcttctccattATTTtttagcatgataaggaaaacataataaatgtatataaataaacagaaaggttaagcaaaagtgtaagattagggaaataattactaggtaattatggacctaacaacCATGCCACGAAGAATGACACCGCATGAATATCGGAACACGACCGAAGCAAAATGCTTGTCAAGAAGCAAAACTCATAGAGAGGTAGCGAAAGCGAACCCTGTGGGTCAATAGagtatactttttttttccttttgatgtCAATACCTTAACAGAacaaatatatttaaactacCCACGAAAAGAAAATTGTAATCGGTCATTAAAGTGCCAACGAAAAGAAAATTGTAATCGGTCATTAAAGTGCCAACGAAAAGAAAATTGTGATCGATCATTAAAGTGCCAACAAAAAGAACATTGTGATCGAAAATTGTGATCGGTGATTAAAGTGCCaacggaaaaaaaaatgttatcgGTCATTAAAGTGCCcatgaaaa
This region includes:
- the LOC133722560 gene encoding arginine-specific demethylase JMJ22, with product MFSCKSLLSKRTKTIKKKKKNKSKNKIRSKNVPTKQNPICEKYQEEEEEIEEEEDSDEVEEGFNLKASAPSHTHGVQPLGNLYLNPGSVNSRNTGLGNLQTLTDELVLEILAFLAGTHLGVLATVSKSFYIFANHEPLWRNLALENLSDRLLYSGSWKSTYIAAHYPSFDVSNISVSGLRVRDFYSDYLFQSWLCANLEMKPEWLERDNIIRRRGISVEEFISDFEEPNKPVLLEGCMDNWVASEKWDRDYLVQLCGDVQFAAGPVEMKLEDYFRYADQVREERPLYLFDPKFGEKVARLGSDYEVPVYFREDLFSVLGNERPDYRWIIIGPAGSGSSFHIDPNSTSAWNAVIKGSKKWVLFPPDVVPPGVHPSPDGAEVACPVSIIEWFMNFYGATKTWKRKPIECICKAGEVIFVPNGWWHLVINLEESIAITQNYASRSNLLNVLDFLKRPNASTLVSGTRDRVNLYDKFRNAIEASLPGTIDHLLQKAEEKKAQQSKPSFWDTVTDSKAGAFKFSF